The sequence ATCTCCGGCCGGGTACCGACGACGGTCATCACCCTGGTCATCGACCACTCCGTCCCGCGACCGGCCCGACCATCGTGTCGCCGGTCATGCCAGCGCCTCCGCCGGTTCCCGCCGCTCGCTCTCGACCGGCTCGGCGTACGTGTCGGGCCGCTCCGGATCGAACAACTCGTTCACCCAGAAGAGGGTCAGCAGCTCGCCGCGGCCGGTGTTGACGATCTTGTGAATCCACATCGTCGGCATGTCCACCACCACCGGGGAGTCGCCGTCGACCGGAAATCGGACAACCTCGTCGTGGCCGACCCGGCGCAGGCTGATCTCGGCGCTGCCGCGGAGGACAGCGAAGCGCTCCACCTTGGCCAGGTGGAAGTGCTCCCCTCGGGTCACCTCGGGGTGGGAGGTGGAGCAGAACGTCTGCCCCTGCCCACCGTGGGACTTCACCACCTCGGTCAACTCGCCCCGCGGGTCCGCATGGCGGGGCAACGGAAGCGGGTAGTGCGCGGGGAAGCAGTGCGACCGGTAGGTGTTGAACAGCCGCACCGCGTGCCGATCGGGCAGCGGCGGTATCTCGCCGCGACGGTAGAGCGCAGCGTAACCGGCGAGCCGGTCAGCCACCTCACGGACGCCGACGCGAAGCGGGGGCATCGCGGCGTCCCAACTGCCCGCGGTGGGCACCCCGAGCAGATGGGCGGCGGCGTCGATGACGTGCACCAGCTGCAACTCGCGGTCCTCGTGCACCTCCGGGCGGCGGCCGTCGGCGAGCAGCCGGCAGAACGTCGCCACCACCGAGTTGTAGAAGGGCCGTCCGTGCTCGCCGTAGAGGTTCGCCAGCCGGACGTCGGCGAAGTCGAGGCCGGTGCCGGCAAGGGTCTCCGCCGCGACTGCCTTGGCGTCGCCGTAGGGCGTGCCGTTGCCGGCCTGCACCGAATTCGCGAAGACGACGGTCCGAGGAGGCGCCGGGCACTGGCGCAAGCCCCGGGCGAGCGCGGCAGCCAGTTCCACGTTACCGGCGGCCACCTCGACCGGGTCACCGCGGTTCACGCCGGCCAGATGCAGCACCCGGTCGGCCCCGGCGACCTTGGCCGCCAGCACCGCCGGGTCGGCCAGGTCGGCCCGGGTGAGAGAGACAGGTTCCGGCCAGCCGAGCGCTCGGGCCAGCACCCGGGTGTGCCAGCCGAGGAAGCCGTCGCCGCCCGTGATCGCGAGCCTCAGCACGCGAGCACCGGGTCTCGTTGGGCCAGTTCCGCTCGCACTTCGGGCAAGGTGAGCAGCAGGTCGATGATCTGAGGTACGGCGAGTTGCGGGGCGTTGGCCGAGTTGAAGTCGTCGTCGGGCGTGCTGCCGAGCTCACCTTCGGT is a genomic window of Micromonospora tarapacensis containing:
- a CDS encoding polysaccharide biosynthesis C-terminal domain-containing protein, translating into MLRLAITGGDGFLGWHTRVLARALGWPEPVSLTRADLADPAVLAAKVAGADRVLHLAGVNRGDPVEVAAGNVELAAALARGLRQCPAPPRTVVFANSVQAGNGTPYGDAKAVAAETLAGTGLDFADVRLANLYGEHGRPFYNSVVATFCRLLADGRRPEVHEDRELQLVHVIDAAAHLLGVPTAGSWDAAMPPLRVGVREVADRLAGYAALYRRGEIPPLPDRHAVRLFNTYRSHCFPAHYPLPLPRHADPRGELTEVVKSHGGQGQTFCSTSHPEVTRGEHFHLAKVERFAVLRGSAEISLRRVGHDEVVRFPVDGDSPVVVDMPTMWIHKIVNTGRGELLTLFWVNELFDPERPDTYAEPVESERREPAEALA